In Candidatus Dependentiae bacterium, a single genomic region encodes these proteins:
- a CDS encoding ankyrin repeat domain-containing protein, translating into MNLNYCLFISGLILSSFSHISQLHAMFYEEIPGRHSDQSPDEFIHELLNCSASDNEETKESIHNVSPCSRDEEELINLQQIRPAVEIPLNTQNFYNTLRYAQKEDAQTILDYYKSTLERDGKQAAQEIINREALLNIDASFWQWPLFWNQQINIFKSLCELEIITPNIIGAFNRNALHWAAFWNNIEAVHYILEILKNSPEELRAMLDLRQSNGQTTPLEVARATHNEEIAELLIQAVRE; encoded by the coding sequence ATGAACCTCAACTATTGCCTCTTTATAAGTGGACTCATACTCTCTAGTTTTTCACATATTTCTCAACTTCACGCCATGTTTTACGAAGAGATTCCTGGCAGACATTCTGACCAAAGCCCTGATGAATTTATTCATGAACTTCTTAATTGCTCTGCAAGTGACAATGAAGAAACAAAAGAGTCTATTCATAACGTAAGCCCATGCTCACGCGATGAAGAAGAATTGATAAATCTTCAACAGATTAGACCTGCCGTTGAAATCCCACTTAATACGCAAAATTTTTATAACACGCTTAGATACGCACAAAAAGAGGATGCTCAAACAATATTGGACTATTATAAAAGCACACTAGAACGTGATGGCAAACAAGCTGCTCAAGAGATTATCAATCGAGAAGCACTGCTTAATATTGATGCAAGTTTTTGGCAGTGGCCCCTCTTTTGGAATCAGCAAATCAATATTTTTAAAAGTCTGTGTGAGCTTGAAATTATCACACCTAATATTATAGGGGCTTTCAATCGTAACGCTCTTCACTGGGCTGCTTTTTGGAATAATATTGAAGCGGTTCATTATATTCTGGAAATACTCAAAAACAGCCCTGAAGAACTTAGAGCTATGCTTGATCTTAGGCAAAGCAATGGGCAAACGACGCCACTTGAAGTGGCAAGAGCTACGCATAATGAAGAGATTGCGGAGTTATTAATCCAAGCTGTTCGTGAGTAG
- a CDS encoding nucleotidyltransferase substrate binding protein, producing the protein MIIENVYITPLLKAFKKFETFRKNTITEQEKAGAIQAFEYCFELTWKIMKKLLQERGKIANSPKEAFRMAALEGFIGDPEVWFNFLKMRNLTVHTYEEDEADKVIEILPLFSQEIFSFLASIGVHDVSS; encoded by the coding sequence TTGATTATTGAAAATGTTTACATAACCCCCTTGCTTAAAGCATTCAAAAAGTTCGAAACTTTTAGAAAAAATACTATTACTGAGCAAGAAAAAGCGGGTGCTATTCAAGCATTTGAGTACTGCTTTGAATTAACTTGGAAGATCATGAAGAAGCTGCTTCAAGAGCGAGGAAAAATTGCAAATTCTCCCAAAGAAGCATTTCGTATGGCAGCGTTAGAAGGTTTTATTGGGGATCCTGAAGTTTGGTTTAATTTTTTAAAAATGCGTAATTTGACGGTGCATACCTACGAAGAAGATGAAGCTGATAAAGTTATTGAAATTTTGCCTCTTTTTTCACAAGAGATTTTTTCGTTTCTTGCAAGTATAGGTGTTCATGATGTTAGTTCTTGA
- a CDS encoding nucleotidyltransferase domain-containing protein, protein MMLVLEDRHLKIIQKILSKYPYTFYAFGSRARGNPKQFSDLDLCFVQEIPLKTQIAIESDFEESDLPYKVDLVNWNTMNDDFKKIIEKDLVLLQEHKI, encoded by the coding sequence ATGATGTTAGTTCTTGAAGATCGTCATCTAAAAATTATACAAAAAATTCTCAGTAAATACCCATACACATTTTATGCTTTTGGCTCTCGAGCTCGAGGTAACCCAAAGCAATTTTCAGATTTAGATTTATGCTTCGTTCAGGAAATTCCTTTAAAAACTCAAATTGCGATAGAAAGTGATTTTGAGGAATCAGATTTACCATACAAAGTTGATCTGGTTAATTGGAATACGATGAATGATGATTTCAAAAAAATAATAGAAAAAGATTTAGTTTTATTACAAGAACATAAGATTTGA
- a CDS encoding ankyrin repeat domain-containing protein, producing the protein MKQCLIFCAIVAFLTAPCFLQSMEQPHYSPLVQALLARWDDEACRLIQMKKTNVNEIDYENGASLLMLACYAGLNDVTQAMLNRSDILVNCQDYIGTTALMYAIRGGHVGIVTQLLRHPEIDRNQAPDIAQLIQTDDTININMVDSTQYSLLMAFSFAGWDEVVQKLIEQPSILVNAQDKLGSTALMYAVRGMQLEAIKLLLACAKIDISLTDISGHTALYWANQSCNSEIIALLKEAEAKASSWLGYCAIS; encoded by the coding sequence ATGAAGCAATGTTTAATTTTTTGTGCAATAGTTGCATTTTTAACTGCTCCATGTTTTTTACAAAGCATGGAGCAACCTCACTATAGCCCTTTGGTTCAAGCACTCTTAGCAAGATGGGATGACGAAGCCTGTCGATTAATCCAAATGAAAAAAACAAACGTCAATGAAATTGACTATGAAAATGGAGCTTCACTGCTCATGCTTGCTTGTTACGCTGGGTTGAATGATGTCACTCAAGCAATGCTTAATCGCTCTGATATTTTAGTAAATTGCCAAGATTATATCGGAACTACGGCTCTGATGTATGCAATACGAGGCGGCCATGTTGGAATTGTTACACAACTTCTTAGACACCCAGAAATAGATAGAAATCAAGCTCCAGACATCGCTCAATTAATTCAAACAGATGATACAATAAATATAAATATGGTCGATAGTACTCAATATTCTCTTTTGATGGCTTTTAGCTTTGCTGGATGGGATGAAGTTGTTCAAAAACTCATCGAACAGCCTTCGATTTTAGTAAACGCGCAAGACAAGTTAGGCTCAACCGCGTTGATGTATGCCGTACGAGGTATGCAGTTGGAAGCTATAAAGTTACTCCTTGCATGCGCAAAAATTGATATTTCTCTCACCGATATCTCTGGCCATACCGCCTTGTATTGGGCAAACCAAAGTTGTAATTCAGAAATAATTGCATTACTCAAAGAGGCTGAAGCGAAAGCTTCTTCGTGGTTAGGATATTGCGCGATCTCATAA
- a CDS encoding tyrosine--tRNA ligase produces MDDRIKKELAIIKNGAVTVLPEDALLKKLARNKPLKIKLGMDPTAPDLHLGHAVVLCKMRDFQDLGHEVIFLIGDYTTKIGDPTGRSKTRPPLTDEEIAKNAQTYYQQVAKILDPAKTTLRYNSEWLAKLSFADVIKLCGKVTVAQIIERDDFKKRLNENVSISMHELLYPLCQGYDSVALEADVELGGTDQTFNLLMGRHLQEEFGQEAQVILTMPILEGLDGVQKMSKSFGNYVGLWEPANEAFGKLMSISDDLMWRYFHLLLSKTLDDLTQMQQAVTAGALHPMVLKKDMAQQIVARFWSADQAQAARTTFEEMFQKQDFSNAQEVILPTTLANPVWIVELLKALGAVSGSSDAKRLIESGAVSLNGEVIKEFKAEVSCHSSMIVRVGKHRIYKIK; encoded by the coding sequence ATGGACGACAGAATAAAAAAAGAGCTGGCAATTATAAAAAATGGTGCTGTAACCGTACTACCCGAAGATGCTTTGCTCAAAAAGCTTGCACGTAATAAACCGCTCAAAATTAAACTCGGTATGGACCCAACTGCTCCAGACCTTCATCTAGGTCACGCAGTGGTGCTGTGCAAAATGAGAGATTTTCAAGATCTTGGCCACGAAGTTATTTTCTTGATTGGTGACTACACCACAAAAATTGGAGACCCAACCGGACGATCAAAAACTCGCCCACCACTCACCGATGAAGAAATTGCAAAAAATGCGCAAACCTACTATCAGCAAGTAGCCAAAATTCTTGACCCAGCAAAAACTACCTTGCGCTACAACAGCGAGTGGCTGGCCAAACTTTCGTTTGCTGACGTCATTAAATTGTGTGGTAAGGTAACCGTTGCGCAAATTATTGAACGAGACGACTTTAAAAAGCGACTCAACGAAAATGTATCAATCAGCATGCATGAGCTTTTGTACCCACTTTGCCAAGGCTACGACTCCGTAGCGCTGGAAGCAGATGTTGAACTGGGCGGAACTGACCAAACATTTAACTTGCTCATGGGACGACACCTGCAAGAAGAATTTGGGCAAGAGGCTCAAGTTATTTTAACCATGCCTATTCTAGAAGGGCTTGATGGCGTTCAAAAAATGTCCAAAAGCTTTGGTAACTATGTTGGGCTCTGGGAACCGGCAAACGAAGCATTTGGCAAACTCATGTCAATTTCTGATGACCTTATGTGGCGTTATTTCCATCTGCTCCTGAGCAAGACACTGGATGATCTCACCCAGATGCAACAAGCAGTTACCGCCGGCGCCTTGCACCCTATGGTTTTGAAAAAAGATATGGCGCAACAGATTGTTGCTCGCTTCTGGTCTGCTGACCAAGCACAGGCTGCCCGAACAACCTTTGAAGAAATGTTTCAAAAACAAGATTTCTCAAACGCTCAAGAAGTTATACTTCCAACCACTCTTGCAAACCCTGTGTGGATTGTTGAACTGCTCAAAGCACTGGGAGCTGTTTCTGGATCTTCTGATGCTAAGCGCTTAATTGAATCAGGTGCTGTTTCGCTTAATGGAGAGGTTATTAAAGAATTCAAGGCCGAAGTAAGTTGTCACTCCAGCATGATTGTTCGAGTTGGAAAGCATAGAATTTATAAGATTAAGTAA
- a CDS encoding site-2 protease family protein gives MMSGFIDLFASMAIMLPAFLIALTFHEFCHALAATALGDSTAKRAGRLTLNPMAHIDPLGMLFLLLFRIGWAKPVPFNQHNFKYPKFYSILTALAGPCSNLLLAFVSFTCIKHFPTHLVSDAVALSFLQILEALAYINVMLGIFNVLPIPPLDGSHLIIAFLSEKYPAVVLWIHRYALFILLFVFIFPPTRMLLTSTILTCAQWLKGLVF, from the coding sequence ATGATGTCAGGATTTATCGACCTTTTTGCAAGCATGGCAATCATGCTTCCAGCATTTTTAATTGCACTCACCTTTCATGAATTTTGCCACGCACTTGCTGCAACCGCTTTAGGGGACTCAACCGCAAAACGCGCAGGGCGTCTGACACTTAACCCAATGGCGCATATCGACCCGCTTGGCATGCTTTTCCTCCTTCTCTTTCGCATTGGATGGGCAAAGCCTGTTCCTTTTAACCAGCACAATTTTAAATATCCCAAATTTTACTCAATTTTAACGGCGCTTGCGGGCCCATGCTCAAATCTATTACTCGCTTTTGTATCCTTTACTTGCATAAAACATTTCCCAACTCATCTGGTATCAGATGCAGTTGCTTTGAGTTTTTTGCAAATACTTGAGGCACTTGCGTACATCAATGTCATGCTTGGAATTTTTAATGTGCTCCCTATTCCACCCCTTGACGGAAGCCATCTGATTATTGCCTTTTTAAGCGAAAAATACCCCGCGGTTGTTTTGTGGATTCACCGCTACGCCTTGTTTATTTTGTTATTTGTGTTTATCTTCCCTCCAACCAGAATGCTGCTGACCAGTACCATTTTGACCTGTGCACAATGGCTTAAAGGGCTGGTCTTTTAA
- a CDS encoding site-2 protease family protein, with the protein MTTSNNLMQVLNLIATLFPVFLLVFTFKGFFQALAAKLMGDSTAEDEGFLTLNPLAHVDIAGLSIVLIVFFLLGALLGEKIPRGILFIMLITLGVRWTIPVPINDNNFKNYRLGGILTALSGSLGNFVLAFCATLAIKAVFACGFPRYALVSLLEILKSLMSVAIFFGLLDLIPLPPFDGGRILHYVLPYSQQHIVAWLEQYALYILLILFFAPGVSTLFLNGIATLGSLIEHLFFLIVF; encoded by the coding sequence ATGACAACTTCAAACAACCTAATGCAAGTACTCAATTTAATCGCCACGCTCTTTCCAGTTTTTCTTCTTGTTTTTACCTTTAAAGGATTCTTTCAAGCCCTTGCAGCCAAACTGATGGGAGACAGTACAGCTGAAGATGAAGGGTTTTTAACACTTAATCCACTTGCACATGTTGATATTGCAGGGCTATCAATTGTTTTGATTGTCTTTTTTTTACTTGGTGCACTTTTGGGCGAAAAGATTCCACGCGGAATTCTTTTTATTATGCTCATAACGCTTGGCGTTCGCTGGACCATTCCGGTTCCAATCAATGATAACAATTTTAAGAACTATCGATTAGGCGGAATTTTAACGGCACTTTCAGGATCTCTTGGAAATTTTGTTTTAGCTTTTTGCGCAACCCTTGCAATCAAAGCAGTTTTTGCATGTGGATTTCCACGTTACGCACTCGTTTCTCTTCTTGAAATTTTGAAATCACTCATGAGCGTTGCAATCTTTTTTGGATTACTCGACCTTATCCCTCTACCTCCTTTTGATGGCGGACGCATTTTGCACTACGTGCTCCCTTATTCTCAACAACACATTGTTGCATGGCTTGAGCAGTACGCGCTTTATATTCTACTTATTTTATTTTTTGCCCCTGGAGTGAGTACACTATTTTTAAACGGAATTGCTACTTTGGGCTCACTCATCGAACACCTGTTTTTTCTGATTGTTTTTTAA
- a CDS encoding tetratricopeptide repeat protein, whose protein sequence is MSLQNAKVRRHGTGESSKIQQFWYSLLPPGILALFTTLLYLPSLTYPFQFDDIANISKKFAIRFDNPFSRWWGSSRWVGEWLNTVNYQIGGFDPFSYRLFNLIIHIAAGVLLYFLIQDLCKYLKSKPFFYENRLYIAFCTAAFFLLHPVQTQTVSYVIQARLEGLASLFILATLYLFVRAMTTPSIVARGILIASFFFFGFLSCGTKEIVVVLPFLLFLIDWFFLAEENWSNFKQRLWLHITFDLFFAGLMAHYMGAKFAVDALSMKLSTGNNRGNILTQRAFDVITPFHYLISEFKVVVHYIFMFVWPFNISVEYDWKLATRFFSPDVIFPFLVLLSLVGTALRCIFKKEYTFFAFGLFWFLISIAPRATIIPSPELACDYKTYLSSVGVLFILAVIFVFAVRKAISYFQNVEPRFADKQLQLAVFSLLMVPIALSAYSRNKVWETCVAFWEDNAVKAPGKARVHNNLGVAYSEAGKIDEALAAYKKAIDLDALYSDPLSNIAVAYSMKGDLDKAIESLEVAIHICPNYPEAYNNLGTLLLQKKQYDDAERYLNAAIQLRPYYGKAYYNLARMHEEQGRPEEAWQFLKRAVEGDLDNPEVFYKFGQMSLKVQKYAEAIQAFEFVAQQGFNDQSLWFNLANAYFMVNQHDKAETLYEKLVRDYPLDGRYAYNLGETYFIKKDFERALALFEKVATLPRPLPQSFFRVANCLEQLQRHDDALSFLEDTLKRNPPEDFKKMVQNEITRMTLQQKVTEGNGSIRLSDLKQAFAAHTPKSEDKQPATKQTANTTQKQNKKIA, encoded by the coding sequence ATGAGTCTTCAGAATGCTAAAGTGCGCCGTCATGGGACTGGCGAATCTTCTAAAATCCAACAATTTTGGTATTCGTTGTTACCGCCGGGAATTTTGGCCCTCTTTACAACACTTCTTTATCTGCCATCACTAACCTATCCCTTTCAGTTTGACGATATAGCAAATATCTCTAAAAAGTTTGCTATACGTTTTGATAATCCATTCAGCAGATGGTGGGGAAGTTCTCGCTGGGTAGGGGAGTGGCTTAATACCGTTAACTATCAAATTGGAGGATTCGACCCATTTTCATATCGTCTTTTTAATTTGATTATTCATATTGCAGCAGGCGTTCTGCTTTATTTTCTTATTCAAGACCTGTGCAAGTATTTAAAATCAAAACCGTTTTTTTATGAAAATCGTTTATATATAGCTTTCTGTACAGCGGCTTTTTTCTTGCTCCATCCAGTACAAACGCAAACAGTTTCTTATGTGATCCAAGCACGACTTGAAGGGCTCGCGAGTCTTTTTATTTTGGCAACGCTCTATCTATTTGTTCGAGCAATGACCACACCAAGCATTGTGGCTCGCGGAATACTGATCGCAAGCTTTTTCTTTTTTGGATTTTTATCTTGTGGAACAAAAGAAATTGTTGTTGTTTTGCCGTTTTTGCTTTTCTTAATCGACTGGTTCTTCTTGGCGGAAGAAAACTGGAGCAATTTTAAACAACGCCTATGGCTTCATATTACTTTTGATCTTTTCTTTGCAGGCCTCATGGCGCACTACATGGGTGCAAAATTTGCCGTTGATGCTCTGAGCATGAAGCTTTCAACCGGGAATAATCGCGGTAATATTTTGACCCAACGTGCATTTGATGTCATTACTCCTTTCCATTATTTAATTTCAGAATTTAAGGTAGTTGTTCACTACATTTTTATGTTTGTTTGGCCATTCAATATCAGTGTTGAATATGACTGGAAGTTGGCAACCAGATTTTTTAGTCCCGATGTTATTTTTCCATTTTTGGTATTGTTAAGCTTAGTGGGTACCGCTCTTCGTTGTATCTTTAAAAAAGAGTACACCTTTTTTGCCTTTGGTCTTTTTTGGTTTTTAATAAGCATTGCTCCTCGTGCAACAATTATTCCTTCACCAGAACTTGCCTGTGATTACAAGACGTATCTTTCTTCAGTGGGAGTGTTATTTATTTTGGCAGTTATTTTTGTTTTTGCTGTACGCAAAGCAATCAGTTACTTTCAAAATGTTGAGCCTCGTTTTGCAGACAAACAGCTCCAGCTGGCAGTCTTTTCGTTATTGATGGTTCCTATTGCCCTTTCAGCATATTCACGTAATAAAGTATGGGAAACTTGTGTTGCTTTTTGGGAAGACAATGCGGTAAAGGCACCAGGTAAAGCCCGTGTTCATAATAACTTGGGTGTTGCTTATTCAGAGGCTGGAAAAATTGATGAAGCGCTTGCTGCATACAAAAAAGCTATTGATCTTGACGCACTCTATTCCGATCCATTGAGTAACATTGCGGTTGCTTATTCGATGAAGGGTGACCTTGATAAAGCTATTGAGTCTCTTGAAGTTGCTATTCATATTTGTCCTAACTATCCCGAAGCGTATAACAATTTAGGAACATTGCTTCTACAAAAAAAACAATACGATGATGCTGAGCGTTATTTGAATGCTGCAATTCAGCTTCGACCATATTATGGAAAAGCCTATTACAACTTGGCTCGTATGCACGAAGAGCAAGGCAGGCCGGAAGAAGCTTGGCAGTTTCTAAAGCGTGCTGTTGAAGGTGATTTAGATAATCCTGAAGTTTTCTACAAATTTGGTCAAATGAGTCTTAAAGTTCAAAAATATGCTGAAGCTATTCAGGCATTTGAGTTTGTTGCGCAACAAGGTTTTAATGATCAGTCACTCTGGTTTAACCTAGCTAATGCCTACTTTATGGTTAATCAGCATGATAAAGCTGAAACGCTTTATGAAAAATTGGTACGCGATTATCCACTTGATGGGCGTTATGCTTATAATTTAGGTGAAACCTATTTCATTAAAAAAGATTTCGAGCGAGCACTTGCTTTGTTTGAAAAAGTTGCAACGCTTCCTCGTCCTTTACCACAATCATTTTTTAGAGTTGCAAATTGTCTTGAGCAGCTCCAACGCCATGATGATGCGCTGTCATTTTTGGAAGACACCCTTAAGCGTAATCCTCCAGAAGATTTCAAAAAAATGGTGCAAAACGAAATTACGCGTATGACGTTGCAGCAAAAAGTAACTGAGGGAAATGGAAGTATTCGGTTGTCTGATTTAAAGCAAGCTTTTGCGGCACATACACCAAAGTCAGAAGATAAGCAGCCTGCAACAAAACAAACTGCAAATACTACCCAAAAACAAAACAAAAAAATAGCGTGA
- a CDS encoding tetratricopeptide repeat protein: MSKHEAYAQEKAYSNTQKFGIPLLMSFMTILVYYSSLFYGFIFDDFPTIIQYFHIRVFDPIGMFFANTRWISRILNQFTYHYWQTDPFMYRVIDLGIHIAIGLMIFYTLLSLLSRFTRNEFIQNNAYVISLLTAGLFLLHPVQTQTATYITQMRLEGLVALFAFFVVATFVASVHSEQANRRTGWLVISYLGTSFAAGTKEIIIVLPVLLVLVDWFFLAQGDWEKFKTRLWIHAGYFAVLFGTLAYMGIRPGYVAHLVGTPLRNNRGNVLTGNPEVYISTFSYLISQFKVMLHYMLIFVWPFRISFDYDMRLAKSLFSMDVIVPATILISLAWWTFKRWMENKADLWAFAFAWFLVAMLPRTSIFPSTELICDYKTYLASFGAMFALAVVFTRGIEFIVHMVKGSDVVINKHITQVSVGLLMLSCIGFASNQQNKVWSSDLNFWQAAVDNAPTKARGHNNLATAMYEKGDLEGALKEFDKAIECDGNYGEPHVNLASIYQMRNDFETALKHYARAMDIGEAHPEMFHNLGILHISQQNHETAAECFRQALDFRPYYSSAHKHLGKIYQLQGKREEALKSYESALAGDQPDDEAQYLKGTLHIEAGNFTEALQSFEKLNKDYLDAEFQLGCAHYGLAHYDQARGYFQKSYAKEPNNLVYMHNYAQTLLNCKEYAQALPLFEQCLKATQPGELPYLPLHIAKCQFYVGQKDEAAQVLNKLAKSAPEEVRNDAKALMQEIGISKIKGA; encoded by the coding sequence ATGAGTAAGCATGAAGCATACGCTCAAGAGAAAGCGTATTCAAATACTCAAAAGTTTGGGATTCCGCTACTTATGAGTTTCATGACAATTCTGGTCTACTATTCATCATTGTTTTACGGATTTATTTTCGATGATTTTCCAACCATTATCCAGTATTTTCATATTCGCGTTTTTGACCCGATTGGAATGTTTTTTGCCAACACTCGTTGGATTTCTCGTATACTCAATCAGTTCACCTATCACTACTGGCAGACCGATCCATTTATGTATCGTGTTATCGATTTAGGAATACATATTGCTATTGGTTTGATGATTTTTTATACGCTTCTCAGTTTACTCAGTCGTTTTACACGTAATGAGTTCATACAGAATAATGCTTATGTAATCTCATTGCTCACAGCGGGACTCTTTTTACTGCATCCGGTACAAACGCAAACCGCAACATATATCACTCAAATGCGCTTAGAGGGCTTAGTTGCTTTATTTGCGTTCTTTGTGGTCGCAACATTTGTTGCCAGTGTGCACAGTGAACAAGCCAATCGCCGCACTGGGTGGCTTGTAATTTCTTACCTTGGAACATCATTTGCAGCAGGAACCAAAGAAATTATTATTGTACTTCCAGTGCTGCTTGTTTTGGTTGATTGGTTTTTTCTGGCTCAAGGTGACTGGGAAAAGTTTAAAACGCGATTGTGGATACATGCAGGTTATTTTGCGGTTCTTTTTGGCACGCTTGCTTACATGGGTATTCGTCCAGGGTATGTTGCTCATTTGGTTGGTACTCCTTTGCGCAATAACCGCGGCAATGTTCTTACAGGAAATCCAGAAGTCTACATCAGTACATTTTCGTATCTGATTTCTCAGTTCAAAGTAATGCTTCACTACATGCTTATTTTTGTCTGGCCATTCCGCATTAGCTTTGATTACGATATGCGGCTTGCAAAATCATTGTTCAGCATGGATGTTATTGTTCCTGCAACAATTTTGATTTCTTTAGCATGGTGGACTTTTAAGCGTTGGATGGAAAACAAGGCTGATCTTTGGGCATTTGCATTTGCATGGTTTCTGGTAGCAATGTTGCCACGTACCAGCATTTTTCCATCAACTGAATTGATATGTGATTATAAAACATATCTTGCGTCGTTTGGTGCAATGTTTGCACTTGCGGTTGTCTTTACGCGTGGTATTGAATTTATTGTTCATATGGTGAAAGGATCAGACGTGGTTATAAACAAACACATAACGCAGGTTTCGGTTGGCCTTTTGATGTTGTCATGCATTGGATTTGCATCAAATCAACAAAATAAAGTTTGGAGTTCAGATTTGAACTTTTGGCAAGCGGCAGTAGATAATGCTCCAACCAAAGCACGTGGCCATAATAATTTGGCAACAGCGATGTACGAAAAGGGTGATCTTGAGGGAGCTCTTAAAGAATTTGATAAAGCCATTGAATGCGATGGAAATTATGGTGAACCACATGTCAATTTGGCTTCAATTTATCAAATGAGAAACGACTTTGAAACAGCACTCAAGCACTATGCTCGAGCAATGGATATTGGTGAAGCTCATCCAGAGATGTTCCATAATCTTGGTATTTTGCACATTTCGCAACAAAATCATGAAACTGCTGCTGAATGTTTTAGACAAGCACTTGATTTTCGCCCTTACTACAGCTCGGCTCATAAACATCTTGGCAAAATTTACCAACTTCAAGGTAAGCGCGAAGAAGCACTTAAGAGCTACGAAAGTGCTCTTGCAGGTGATCAGCCCGATGATGAAGCGCAGTATCTCAAAGGTACTTTGCACATCGAAGCTGGAAATTTTACAGAAGCACTTCAATCATTTGAAAAGTTAAATAAAGATTATCTGGATGCTGAGTTTCAACTTGGATGTGCACATTATGGACTTGCTCACTATGATCAAGCACGCGGCTATTTTCAAAAATCTTATGCAAAAGAACCAAACAATCTTGTTTATATGCACAACTATGCACAAACGCTTCTCAATTGCAAAGAGTATGCACAGGCGTTGCCATTGTTTGAGCAGTGCTTAAAAGCAACACAGCCTGGAGAGTTGCCATACTTGCCGTTGCACATTGCAAAGTGCCAGTTCTACGTTGGCCAAAAAGACGAAGCGGCCCAAGTACTTAATAAATTAGCCAAGTCGGCTCCTGAAGAGGTGCGTAACGATGCCAAGGCATTGATGCAAGAAATAGGGATTAGTAAGATTAAAGGTGCGTAA
- a CDS encoding CYTH domain-containing protein — translation MKNWYTLFLSCFMFITSVSAMKKEIEIKFTLEQASRTAFEMWLETHATFDGIEHHEEVYLNNPKNSFFFNHKDGFNDAHITMRLRSKIIGQAHKDLFCSKVCHVDDQNRTVSRDEFEIDLSSPDSSKILATWLQEKGYRNFENNLGQALQLTKKNLTFFFESIGFIEQFEFTKERKIYRFEDFEIALDTLPGIGSFIEVELKSDEQDVVIGTEQIHQFLKKTGITQFVQYDRSYLHMKINPGYNFGREMNLQK, via the coding sequence ATGAAAAATTGGTATACGTTATTTTTAAGCTGTTTTATGTTTATAACAAGCGTGAGTGCAATGAAAAAAGAGATTGAAATAAAATTTACGCTTGAGCAAGCAAGCCGTACTGCATTTGAAATGTGGCTAGAGACTCATGCGACTTTTGATGGTATTGAACATCACGAAGAAGTATATTTAAATAATCCCAAAAATTCATTTTTCTTTAATCATAAAGACGGTTTCAATGATGCTCATATCACGATGCGTTTGCGTTCAAAAATAATAGGTCAAGCTCATAAGGATTTATTTTGTAGCAAAGTTTGTCATGTTGACGATCAAAACAGAACAGTATCTCGAGACGAGTTTGAAATTGATTTAAGTTCACCTGATTCCAGTAAAATCTTAGCCACTTGGTTGCAAGAAAAAGGTTATCGTAATTTTGAAAATAATCTTGGCCAAGCATTGCAGTTAACGAAAAAAAATCTAACCTTTTTCTTTGAGTCAATTGGTTTTATTGAGCAATTTGAATTTACCAAAGAGCGTAAAATATACCGTTTTGAAGATTTTGAAATAGCGTTAGATACGTTGCCTGGTATTGGCTCGTTTATCGAAGTTGAGTTAAAATCTGATGAGCAAGATGTTGTGATTGGAACAGAGCAAATACACCAATTTTTGAAAAAAACTGGTATTACTCAATTTGTTCAATATGATCGTAGCTACCTCCACATGAAAATTAATCCCGGATATAATTTTGGTCGAGAAATGAATCTTCAAAAATAA